One segment of Alistipes sp. ZOR0009 DNA contains the following:
- a CDS encoding OmpP1/FadL family transporter — protein sequence MRKIHYASITVCLAVVLMASEMAHATDGYFSVAYGTRSKGMGGAGIALYETSLFGANNPAGLVRYGKGYGAALGLFSPNRSYTVTGNPSVPSSFPPAFGLAPGKITSDSKYFVMPSVAANFMVDSQSALGVAIYGNGGMNTDYDTKTFYSQYLDGAVMPDGSNPMQGVSKPTGVNLMQLFAAVQYSRAIGENWSVGISVIGGWQSFEAKGLQAFVNFGMSQSPANVTNRGADKVLGIGGKIGVLGKLTDQLSIGATFQTPIWMQAFDKYKGLFAERGKFDIPANWSAGLAYRPCGKMNFAIDFKQIFYSKVNSVGNPLSTMALMPMVPNGSGGFINNPQYTPLGSNNGSGFGWKDMFIIKVGGEYMVAPSSTIRIGYSHGNSPVKSSEVLFNILAPGVIENHLTAGFTQTFGNKALDFAFVFAFNKKVTGSNPLDPAQTIKLQMSQWEFEVGFRF from the coding sequence ATGAGAAAAATTCATTACGCAAGTATTACAGTATGCTTAGCTGTGGTACTTATGGCATCAGAAATGGCGCATGCAACAGACGGATACTTCAGTGTTGCCTACGGAACTCGAAGCAAAGGAATGGGTGGAGCAGGTATTGCGCTATACGAGACCTCCCTATTTGGAGCTAACAACCCAGCAGGATTGGTAAGGTATGGCAAAGGATACGGTGCCGCCCTTGGCCTATTCAGCCCTAACAGATCCTACACCGTAACAGGTAATCCGAGCGTTCCATCGTCATTTCCACCTGCATTTGGATTAGCTCCCGGTAAAATAACCAGCGACAGCAAGTACTTTGTCATGCCTTCGGTAGCTGCAAACTTTATGGTTGACAGCCAAAGCGCGTTAGGCGTAGCAATTTATGGAAATGGAGGAATGAATACGGACTACGACACCAAAACATTCTACTCCCAATATCTGGACGGAGCGGTAATGCCAGATGGAAGCAACCCCATGCAGGGCGTTTCGAAACCTACAGGAGTAAATCTGATGCAGCTATTTGCCGCTGTTCAATATAGCCGTGCAATAGGTGAAAACTGGAGTGTCGGTATTAGCGTTATTGGCGGATGGCAGTCGTTTGAGGCAAAAGGTTTACAAGCTTTCGTAAATTTTGGGATGTCCCAATCGCCCGCTAACGTAACCAACCGAGGCGCAGATAAGGTCCTCGGAATTGGGGGCAAAATAGGAGTCTTAGGAAAGCTCACCGATCAGCTCAGCATTGGTGCTACCTTCCAAACACCTATTTGGATGCAAGCCTTTGATAAGTATAAAGGCCTATTTGCTGAAAGAGGAAAGTTCGACATTCCTGCAAACTGGAGCGCAGGACTTGCCTACCGGCCATGCGGGAAGATGAACTTTGCCATAGATTTCAAACAAATATTCTACAGCAAAGTAAACTCCGTAGGAAACCCTTTAAGCACGATGGCATTAATGCCTATGGTACCAAATGGATCGGGCGGATTTATCAATAACCCACAATACACTCCGCTAGGAAGCAACAATGGCAGCGGATTTGGATGGAAGGATATGTTTATTATTAAGGTTGGAGGAGAGTACATGGTTGCACCATCCTCTACCATCCGCATCGGATATTCGCATGGTAACTCGCCAGTAAAATCATCCGAAGTACTTTTCAACATCCTTGCACCGGGAGTCATAGAGAACCACCTAACTGCCGGTTTTACCCAAACATTTGGTAACAAAGCGCTTGATTTCGCATTTGTTTTCGCTTTCAACAAAAAAGTAACGGGCAGCAATCCGCTTGATCCTGCTCAAACAATAAAGCTACAGATGAGCCAATGGGAGTTTGAAGTTGGCTTTAGGTTCTAA
- a CDS encoding NAD-dependent epimerase/dehydratase family protein produces the protein MKILITGSAGFIGAHVTARLLEMGHTVVGIDSINDYYDVDLKLNRLQSLGGILASEISELDFVQSRKYERYRFIRLNTQQRERIAEIFSSERFDAVCHLASQSGVRYSVENPYAYIDNNINGFIPILEGCRHNGVGKLVYASSSSVYGDSDVVPFSEEFCVTRPASLYAATKKANELMAYSYSSLYQFQTVGLRFFTVYGPWGRPDMAPFLFSRSTIEGRPIKVFNNGDLYRDFTYIDDIVEGIVRILFDYTNEEEVPYSVFNIGNHTPVKLTDFIKCIEQACGKSAIVQNEPMQLGDVHTTYADVSKLINAVGFAPNTSLTDGIGRLVDWLRWYYKM, from the coding sequence ATGAAAATTTTGATTACTGGTTCGGCGGGATTTATAGGGGCACATGTAACAGCTCGGTTGCTCGAAATGGGGCATACCGTTGTTGGCATCGATAGTATTAACGACTACTACGATGTGGATCTTAAGCTCAATAGGCTGCAATCGTTAGGCGGAATTTTGGCATCGGAGATTTCCGAGTTGGATTTTGTACAGAGCCGTAAGTACGAACGCTACCGATTTATTCGACTTAACACGCAACAAAGGGAACGTATTGCCGAGATATTCAGCTCTGAGAGGTTCGACGCGGTATGCCACCTAGCTTCGCAATCGGGTGTTCGATACTCTGTCGAGAATCCGTACGCCTATATAGATAACAACATAAACGGGTTTATACCCATCCTTGAAGGGTGTCGGCACAACGGTGTTGGTAAGCTGGTTTACGCGAGCTCGAGTAGCGTTTACGGCGACAGCGACGTAGTTCCCTTTTCGGAGGAGTTCTGTGTAACGCGCCCTGCCAGCCTTTATGCAGCAACAAAGAAGGCCAACGAGCTGATGGCCTATTCCTATAGCAGCTTATATCAATTTCAAACTGTAGGTCTTCGATTTTTTACGGTATACGGTCCTTGGGGCCGTCCCGATATGGCTCCTTTTCTCTTTAGTCGTTCAACCATCGAAGGTAGGCCCATAAAGGTGTTCAACAACGGGGATTTATACCGCGACTTTACCTATATCGACGACATAGTAGAGGGGATTGTGCGGATACTTTTTGATTATACGAACGAGGAGGAGGTTCCTTACAGCGTTTTCAATATAGGAAACCATACGCCCGTTAAGCTTACCGATTTCATTAAATGCATCGAGCAGGCTTGCGGTAAATCTGCCATAGTTCAAAATGAGCCTATGCAGCTTGGAGATGTCCACACAACCTACGCCGATGTATCTAAGCTCATAAATGCGGTTGGCTTTGCGCCCAATACCTCGCTTACCGATGGCATTGGGCGGCTCGTTGATTGGTTGAGATGGTATTATAAGATGTAA